The Helianthus annuus cultivar XRQ/B chromosome 16, HanXRQr2.0-SUNRISE, whole genome shotgun sequence genome includes a window with the following:
- the LOC110916208 gene encoding dual specificity protein kinase CLK1, with translation MLARVIGLLGPIDYHMLERGHETSKYFTVEFDLYRINEETNEMEYITPQETSLEERVQVSDTLLLDFIGNLLEINPRRRPTAREALKDPWLLFPYG, from the exons ATGCTTGCACGAGTGATTGGACTGCTCGGGCCAATCGATTACCATATGCTAGAAAGAGGTCATGAAACAAGCAAATATTTCACCGTTGAGTTCGATCTTTATCGCATAAAcgag GAAACAAACGAGATGGAATACATAACCCCACAAGAAACATCTTTGGAAGAACGCGTACAAGTTTCCGATACATTATTACTCGATTTTATTGGTAACTTACTTGAGATCAACCCACGAAGGCGACCCACAGCCCGAGAAGCCTTGAAAGACCCCTGGCTATTGTTTCCCTACGGTTGA